One genomic segment of Streptomyces sp. NBC_00239 includes these proteins:
- a CDS encoding MFS transporter, with protein MPKTPSTPAGDLQQADPSRWKALVFIALAQLMVVLDATIVNIALPSAQQDLGISDGNRQWVITAYALAFGGLLLFGGRIADKWGRKNAFVVGLIGFAAASALGGAATGEAMMLGARALQGAFGALLAPAALSLLAVMFTDAKERAKAFGIYGAIAGGGGAVGLILGGFLTEYLNWRWTFFVNIPFAIVAAVGAYLVVREPKGGRNRAPLDIPGVILSTLGLVALVYGFTRAESQGWSDPVTVGLFIGSAVLLAAFVLTEAKVKSPLLPLRVLTERNRGGVYLSLGLAVISMFGLFLFLTYYLQVVKGYSPVKTGFAFLPMIAGMIAGSTQIGARLMTRVPPRLLMGPGFLVAASGMLLLTQLEVGSSYLALILPAQLLLGLGMGTAFMPAMSLATHGVDPADAGVASAMVNTSQQVGGAIGTALLNTIAASATTSYLVAHASDGAGGAAARQALQAQGMVHGYAAAIWWAVGILAASAVIALTFITTGRPDAGAVAGSGDDADADAVAKVPVIAH; from the coding sequence ATGCCAAAAACGCCGTCGACACCGGCCGGTGACCTCCAGCAGGCCGACCCGAGCCGCTGGAAAGCACTGGTCTTCATCGCCCTCGCCCAGCTCATGGTCGTCCTCGACGCGACGATCGTGAACATCGCACTGCCCTCCGCCCAGCAGGACCTGGGCATCTCCGACGGCAACCGGCAATGGGTCATCACCGCGTACGCCCTCGCCTTCGGCGGCCTGCTGCTCTTCGGCGGCCGGATAGCCGACAAGTGGGGCCGCAAGAACGCCTTCGTCGTCGGCCTGATCGGTTTCGCCGCGGCCTCCGCCCTCGGCGGCGCGGCCACCGGCGAGGCCATGATGCTCGGCGCCCGCGCCCTCCAGGGCGCCTTCGGCGCGCTGCTCGCGCCCGCCGCACTGTCGCTGCTCGCCGTCATGTTCACCGACGCCAAGGAGCGCGCCAAGGCCTTCGGCATCTACGGTGCCATCGCCGGCGGCGGCGGCGCCGTGGGCCTGATCCTCGGCGGCTTCCTCACCGAGTACCTGAACTGGCGCTGGACCTTCTTCGTCAACATCCCGTTCGCGATCGTCGCCGCCGTCGGCGCGTACCTGGTCGTCCGCGAGCCCAAGGGCGGCCGCAACCGCGCCCCGCTCGACATCCCCGGCGTCATCCTGTCCACGCTCGGCCTCGTCGCCCTCGTGTACGGCTTCACCCGAGCCGAGTCCCAGGGCTGGAGCGACCCGGTGACCGTGGGCCTGTTCATCGGCTCCGCCGTGCTGCTCGCCGCCTTCGTCCTGACCGAGGCCAAGGTGAAGTCCCCGCTGCTCCCGCTGCGCGTCCTCACCGAGCGCAACCGCGGCGGCGTCTACCTCTCGCTTGGCCTCGCCGTCATCTCGATGTTCGGACTGTTCCTCTTCCTCACCTACTACCTCCAGGTGGTCAAGGGGTACTCGCCGGTCAAGACCGGCTTCGCCTTCCTCCCGATGATCGCGGGCATGATCGCGGGCTCCACGCAGATCGGCGCCCGGCTGATGACGCGGGTCCCGCCGCGCCTGCTGATGGGCCCCGGCTTCCTGGTCGCCGCCTCCGGCATGCTGCTGCTGACCCAGCTGGAGGTCGGCTCCTCCTACCTGGCGCTGATCCTCCCGGCCCAGCTGCTCCTGGGCCTCGGCATGGGTACGGCCTTCATGCCGGCGATGTCGCTGGCCACCCACGGAGTGGACCCGGCCGACGCCGGCGTCGCCTCCGCGATGGTCAACACCTCGCAGCAGGTCGGCGGCGCCATCGGCACCGCGCTGCTGAACACCATCGCGGCCTCCGCCACCACCTCGTACCTGGTGGCGCACGCCTCCGACGGCGCCGGTGGCGCCGCCGCCCGGCAGGCGCTCCAGGCCCAGGGCATGGTGCACGGCTACGCCGCCGCCATCTGGTGGGCGGTGGGCATCCTCGCGGCCTCGGCCGTGATCGCCCTCACCTTCATCACCACCGGCCGCCCGGACGCGGGTGCGGTCGCCGGCTCCGGCGACGACGCGGACGCGGACGCCGTGGCGAAGGTCCCGGTCATCGCGCACTGA
- a CDS encoding sigma-70 family RNA polymerase sigma factor has protein sequence MATRAVARRQSETASSVRAVRAEIADRDLVGMYLDEIARTPLLDAAKEVELSQIIEAGVFARQILDETVTPDPAAADSKAAGSRKWGASATREELEALAAAGERAKEVFIRSNLRLVVAVARRYPRSGLPLLDLIQEGNAGLVRAVEKFDYAKGFKFSTYATWWIRQAVTRSIADQSRTIRLPVHLVEELGRIRRVQREFNREHGREPEHAEVAAELGSTEQRVGDVLDWARDPVSLNMAVDDQGETQFGDLLEDTSAVSPEQSVLSLLRSEELDDLIGKLDQRTASIIKMRYGIDDGRERTLTEVGKQHGLTRERIRQIEKHALLELKKMARDTGFDAAA, from the coding sequence ATGGCAACCCGCGCCGTCGCCCGTCGTCAGTCCGAGACGGCCAGCAGCGTCCGCGCCGTCCGCGCGGAGATCGCCGACCGCGACCTGGTCGGCATGTACCTCGACGAGATCGCGCGCACCCCGCTGCTCGATGCCGCCAAGGAAGTGGAGCTGTCCCAGATCATCGAGGCCGGCGTGTTCGCCCGCCAGATCCTCGACGAGACGGTGACGCCGGACCCTGCCGCCGCCGACTCCAAGGCCGCCGGCTCCCGGAAGTGGGGGGCCTCCGCCACGCGCGAGGAGCTCGAAGCCCTCGCCGCCGCCGGAGAGCGCGCCAAGGAAGTCTTCATCCGCTCCAACCTCCGCCTGGTCGTCGCCGTGGCCCGCCGCTACCCGCGCAGCGGACTCCCGCTCCTCGACCTGATCCAGGAAGGCAACGCCGGCCTGGTCCGGGCCGTCGAGAAGTTCGACTACGCCAAGGGCTTCAAGTTCTCCACGTACGCGACCTGGTGGATCCGCCAGGCCGTCACCCGGTCCATAGCCGACCAGTCGCGCACCATCCGCCTCCCCGTCCACCTGGTCGAGGAGCTCGGACGGATCCGCCGCGTCCAGCGCGAGTTCAACCGCGAGCACGGCCGCGAGCCCGAGCACGCCGAGGTGGCCGCCGAACTGGGCTCCACGGAGCAGCGCGTCGGCGACGTGCTCGACTGGGCGCGCGACCCGGTCAGCCTGAACATGGCCGTGGACGACCAGGGCGAGACCCAGTTCGGCGACCTGCTGGAGGACACCTCCGCCGTGTCGCCCGAGCAGTCCGTGCTCTCCCTGCTCCGCAGCGAGGAGCTCGACGACCTCATCGGCAAGCTCGACCAGCGCACCGCCTCGATCATCAAGATGCGGTACGGGATCGACGACGGCCGCGAGCGGACCCTCACCGAGGTCGGGAAGCAGCACGGCCTGACCCGCGAGCGGATCCGGCAGATCGAGAAGCACGCCCTGCTGGAACTGAAGAAGATGGCCCGCGACACAGGCTTCGACGCGGCAGCCTGA
- a CDS encoding helix-turn-helix transcriptional regulator yields the protein MTDTPARLLTLLSLLQTPREWPGSELAGRLGVSARTIRRDIDRLRDLGYPVEATMGAVGGYRLVAGAALPPLVLDDEEAVAIAVGLRAGAGHAIEGVEEASVRALAKLEQVLPSRLRHRVSTLQTATLALTRGDGASIDPRTLTATASAVAGHERLRFSYRAGDGVGSNRLVEPYRLVSTGRRWYLLAYDLDREDWRTFRVDRLSDPFATGARFAPRELPMGGDAVAFVSRGLHGRQEEYEAEVAFGVPVEQAPHWLGRAEPEDGGCRVRFTSADSPDWLAMRLAMTGLPFAVRAPGALAASAAALGARLTEAAGGR from the coding sequence ATGACGGACACACCGGCACGGCTGCTGACCCTGCTGTCCCTGCTCCAGACGCCCCGGGAATGGCCGGGCAGCGAGCTGGCCGGAAGGCTGGGCGTGAGCGCGCGGACGATCCGGCGGGACATCGACAGGCTGCGTGACCTGGGATATCCGGTCGAGGCCACCATGGGGGCCGTGGGCGGCTACCGGCTGGTGGCGGGGGCCGCGCTGCCGCCGCTTGTCCTAGACGACGAGGAGGCGGTGGCGATCGCCGTGGGGCTGCGGGCCGGGGCCGGGCACGCCATCGAAGGGGTCGAGGAGGCCTCCGTACGGGCTCTGGCGAAGCTGGAGCAGGTGCTGCCGTCGCGGCTGCGGCACCGGGTGAGCACCCTGCAGACGGCGACGCTCGCGCTGACCCGCGGGGACGGGGCGAGCATCGACCCGCGGACGCTCACGGCGACGGCTTCGGCGGTGGCCGGGCACGAGCGGCTGCGGTTCTCCTACCGGGCGGGCGACGGCGTGGGCTCGAACCGGCTGGTGGAGCCGTACCGGCTGGTGTCCACCGGGCGGCGCTGGTACCTGCTCGCCTACGACCTGGACCGCGAGGACTGGCGGACCTTCCGGGTGGACCGGCTGTCGGACCCCTTCGCGACGGGCGCCCGCTTCGCACCGCGGGAGCTGCCGATGGGCGGGGACGCTGTGGCGTTCGTGTCGCGGGGGCTGCACGGGCGGCAGGAGGAGTACGAGGCCGAGGTGGCCTTCGGGGTGCCGGTGGAGCAGGCGCCGCACTGGCTGGGGCGGGCCGAGCCGGAGGACGGCGGGTGCCGGGTGCGCTTCACGTCGGCGGACTCGCCGGACTGGCTGGCGATGCGGTTGGCGATGACGGGGCTGCCGTTCGCCGTGCGGGCGCCGGGGGCGTTGGCCGCGAGTGCGGCGGCGTTGGGGGCTCGGCTGACCGAGGCGGCCGGTGGCCGGTAG
- a CDS encoding MFS transporter produces MSTQLSKKPEPDGHDIPAADPATDAADRRRWLALAIVMTAAFMDLVDVTIVNIAIPSMQHDLGTSTSAIQWITAGYALAFAAGLITGGRLGDIYGRKRVFLIGIAGFTAASALCGLAANQEMLVASRLLQGSMAALMVPQVLAIIHVTFPPHERGKVFGMFGAIIGLGAVSGPILGALLTEWNLFGLEWRPIFLINLPVGIAGLILGSKFISESKAPKALRLDLVGVVLATLSLVGLIYPLTQGRENDWPLWGFLCMGAVPFLFAGFLAYEKHKTRKDGSPLVELSLFKVKSFAAGIAVQLTFGIATGIFFLVWTLYMQMGLGWSALKAGTTGIPFSIAVSVAAGMSVQKLVPKFGRKVLQAGALVMGVGLLLYIWMSHEYGMDIAPWQMAAPLIVMGVGMGLIVAPLTDAVLSEVPREHAGSASGLINTVGQMGNALGLGLVSVVFFSVVDDQLPKVGPGPAFVEGFEQALWWVAGVLVVIFAVMFALPAEQKQGVGHEAEAGAWSDADDADVAAAAPADAVDAADEGGSPRKVTV; encoded by the coding sequence ATGAGCACCCAGCTGTCCAAGAAGCCCGAACCGGACGGGCACGACATACCCGCGGCCGACCCGGCCACCGATGCCGCCGACCGCCGCCGTTGGCTGGCCCTGGCCATCGTCATGACCGCAGCCTTCATGGACCTGGTCGACGTGACGATCGTGAACATCGCGATCCCCAGCATGCAGCACGACCTGGGCACCTCCACCAGCGCCATCCAGTGGATCACCGCGGGCTACGCGCTCGCCTTCGCCGCGGGCCTGATCACCGGCGGCCGCCTCGGCGACATCTACGGACGCAAGCGCGTCTTCCTCATCGGCATCGCCGGCTTCACCGCCGCCTCCGCGCTCTGCGGTCTCGCCGCCAACCAGGAGATGCTCGTCGCCTCCCGCCTGCTCCAGGGCTCCATGGCCGCGCTGATGGTCCCGCAGGTGCTCGCGATCATCCACGTGACCTTCCCGCCCCACGAGCGGGGCAAGGTCTTCGGCATGTTCGGCGCGATCATCGGACTCGGCGCCGTCTCCGGCCCCATCCTCGGCGCGCTGCTCACCGAGTGGAACCTCTTCGGCCTCGAATGGCGCCCGATCTTCCTGATCAACCTGCCCGTCGGCATCGCCGGCCTGATCCTGGGCAGCAAGTTCATCAGCGAGTCCAAGGCCCCCAAGGCGCTGCGCCTCGACCTGGTCGGCGTGGTCCTGGCGACGCTCTCGCTGGTCGGCCTGATCTACCCGCTCACCCAGGGCCGCGAGAACGACTGGCCGCTGTGGGGCTTCCTCTGCATGGGCGCCGTGCCGTTCCTCTTCGCCGGCTTCCTCGCCTACGAGAAGCACAAGACCCGCAAGGACGGCTCGCCGCTCGTCGAGCTCTCCCTCTTCAAGGTCAAGAGCTTCGCGGCGGGCATCGCCGTCCAGCTGACCTTCGGCATCGCGACCGGCATCTTCTTCCTGGTCTGGACGCTGTACATGCAGATGGGCCTGGGCTGGAGCGCGCTGAAGGCCGGCACCACCGGCATCCCGTTCTCCATCGCCGTCTCGGTCGCCGCCGGGATGTCCGTGCAGAAGCTGGTCCCGAAGTTCGGCCGCAAGGTGCTCCAGGCGGGCGCCCTGGTCATGGGCGTGGGCCTGCTCCTCTACATCTGGATGTCCCACGAGTACGGCATGGACATCGCCCCGTGGCAGATGGCCGCCCCGCTGATCGTCATGGGTGTCGGCATGGGCCTGATCGTGGCCCCGCTCACCGACGCGGTCCTCTCCGAGGTGCCGCGCGAGCACGCCGGCTCCGCCTCCGGCCTGATCAACACCGTCGGCCAGATGGGCAACGCGCTGGGCCTCGGCCTGGTCTCCGTCGTCTTCTTCAGCGTGGTCGACGACCAGCTGCCCAAGGTCGGCCCCGGCCCCGCCTTCGTCGAGGGCTTCGAGCAGGCCCTGTGGTGGGTCGCGGGCGTCCTGGTCGTCATCTTCGCGGTGATGTTCGCCCTCCCCGCCGAGCAGAAGCAGGGCGTCGGCCACGAGGCCGAGGCCGGCGCCTGGTCGGACGCCGACGACGCTGACGTCGCGGCCGCCGCCCCGGCGGACGCCGTCGACGCAGCCGACGAGGGCGGCAGCCCCCGCAAGGTCACCGTCTGA
- a CDS encoding DeoR/GlpR family DNA-binding transcription regulator, which translates to MYAPERQQHIVRLARDAGRVDVLSLAEEFQVTAETVRRDLKALDRAGLVRRVHGGAIPAGRLDFEPDLTEREATAADEKDRIAAAALAELPAAGSVILDAGSTVARLAARIPVDRALTVVTHALPVAARLSDHMGIDLHLVGGRVRHRTRAAVDAWALRAYAEIRADVLFLATNGFTPEGGLTTPDLAEAAVKRAAVAAARRVVLLADSAKAGQEHFARFAAFAEIDLLITDAGLARAQQAAIEAAGTEVVRA; encoded by the coding sequence ATGTACGCACCGGAGCGCCAGCAGCACATCGTCCGCCTCGCCCGCGACGCCGGCCGGGTCGACGTGCTCTCCCTCGCCGAGGAGTTCCAGGTCACCGCGGAGACCGTACGCCGCGACCTGAAGGCCCTCGACCGCGCCGGACTCGTCCGCCGGGTGCACGGCGGCGCCATACCGGCCGGCCGCCTCGACTTCGAACCGGACCTCACCGAGCGCGAGGCCACCGCCGCCGACGAGAAGGACCGCATCGCGGCCGCCGCCCTCGCCGAGCTGCCCGCCGCCGGCAGCGTCATCCTCGACGCCGGCAGCACCGTCGCCCGCCTCGCCGCCCGGATCCCGGTGGACCGCGCGCTCACCGTCGTCACCCACGCCCTGCCCGTGGCCGCCCGCCTCTCCGACCACATGGGCATCGACCTGCACCTGGTCGGCGGCCGCGTCCGGCACCGCACCCGCGCCGCCGTCGACGCCTGGGCCCTGCGCGCCTACGCCGAGATCCGCGCGGACGTCCTCTTCCTCGCCACCAACGGTTTCACCCCCGAAGGCGGCCTGACCACCCCCGACCTCGCCGAAGCCGCCGTCAAACGGGCCGCGGTCGCCGCCGCCCGGCGGGTGGTCCTCCTCGCCGACTCCGCGAAGGCCGGGCAGGAACACTTCGCCCGCTTCGCCGCCTTCGCCGAGATCGACCTGCTCATCACCGACGCGGGGCTCGCCCGCGCCCAGCAGGCGGCCATCGAGGCCGCCGGTACGGAAGTCGTGCGCGCATGA
- the pfkB gene encoding 1-phosphofructokinase yields MILTVTPNPSLDRTYEVPALRRGAVLRAPSDRVDPGGKGVNVSRAVAAAGRSTTAVLPLGGAAGALMAELLGGLGVDVTAVSIAGATRTNIAVAEPDGTLTKINAAGPELTPAESALLLSTVHTQAGAARWVACCGSLPRGLGPDWYAGVAEAVHAAGARIALDTSGPALLAALEARPDLVKPNASELAAAVGRPLATVGDVLEAARELRERGARTVLASLGADGQLLVGPAGTYYGTAPAPAVRSNVGAGDAALAGFLIAARSGEAVGPDALAAALAHGAAAVQLPGSAMPAPADLRPAAVRITGDLPLHLTLTDPATP; encoded by the coding sequence ATGATCCTCACCGTCACCCCCAACCCGTCGCTCGACCGGACGTACGAGGTGCCCGCCCTGCGGCGGGGCGCGGTGCTGCGCGCCCCCTCAGACCGGGTCGACCCCGGCGGCAAGGGCGTGAACGTCTCCCGCGCGGTCGCCGCCGCGGGCCGCAGCACCACCGCGGTCCTCCCGCTCGGCGGCGCCGCCGGCGCCCTGATGGCCGAACTCCTCGGCGGGCTGGGCGTCGACGTCACGGCCGTCTCGATCGCCGGCGCCACCCGCACCAACATCGCCGTGGCCGAACCCGACGGCACCCTCACGAAGATCAACGCGGCCGGTCCCGAACTCACCCCCGCCGAGTCCGCCCTGCTGCTGTCCACCGTCCACACCCAGGCCGGCGCCGCCCGGTGGGTCGCCTGCTGCGGCAGCCTGCCGCGCGGCCTCGGCCCGGACTGGTACGCGGGCGTGGCCGAAGCCGTCCACGCGGCGGGCGCCAGGATCGCGCTCGACACCTCGGGCCCCGCGCTGCTCGCCGCCCTCGAAGCACGCCCCGACCTGGTCAAGCCGAACGCCTCCGAACTCGCGGCCGCCGTGGGCCGCCCCCTGGCCACGGTCGGCGACGTGCTGGAAGCGGCCCGGGAACTGCGCGAGCGCGGCGCCCGGACGGTCCTGGCGAGCCTCGGCGCCGACGGCCAGCTCCTGGTCGGCCCGGCCGGCACCTACTACGGCACGGCCCCGGCCCCGGCCGTGCGCAGCAACGTCGGCGCGGGGGACGCGGCACTGGCCGGCTTCCTGATCGCCGCGCGCTCCGGGGAAGCCGTGGGGCCCGACGCCCTGGCCGCGGCCCTCGCGCACGGCGCGGCGGCCGTCCAGCTGCCGGGCAGCGCCATGCCCGCCCCGGCCGACCTGCGCCCCGCAGCGGTGCGCATCACCGGCGACCTGCCCCTGCACCTCACCCTGACCGACCCGGCCACCCCCTGA
- a CDS encoding DUF6227 family protein has product MSDPYETTEAHLDRLLGRALNSFDLPDRLVERLGSALAHSSSLYSSHHSSITGLERETFRHTYLLADGEAVSLWELAYRSAGPDPLRHEVFGAKAELSLALNRLFGDEFDAPAAELEFHGGLDEDDPEHDIAVLGALFAREAAVPEQRRVYAVDDSADHARRVLRRAENADRPGADTARLLRSAYAHQITQAFGGRQCLADGRGAGFTLYEHAFVLMDGREVSLWEVEHTATPDGRHMCEVYAAEAAAREAMELRARVR; this is encoded by the coding sequence TTGAGCGATCCGTACGAGACAACCGAGGCGCACCTCGACCGACTCCTGGGCCGCGCCCTCAACTCCTTCGACCTGCCCGACCGGCTGGTCGAGCGCCTCGGCTCGGCGCTCGCCCACAGTTCTTCGCTGTACTCCTCGCACCACAGCTCGATCACGGGGCTGGAGCGTGAGACCTTCCGGCACACCTACCTGCTCGCCGACGGGGAGGCGGTGTCCCTGTGGGAGCTGGCCTACCGGTCGGCGGGGCCGGACCCGCTGCGGCACGAGGTCTTCGGCGCCAAGGCGGAGCTGTCCCTCGCCCTGAACCGGCTGTTCGGCGACGAATTCGACGCGCCCGCGGCGGAGCTGGAGTTCCACGGCGGGCTGGACGAGGACGACCCCGAGCACGACATAGCGGTGCTCGGCGCGCTGTTCGCCCGCGAGGCGGCGGTGCCCGAGCAGCGGCGGGTGTACGCGGTGGACGACTCGGCGGACCACGCCCGCCGGGTGCTGCGGCGCGCGGAGAACGCGGACCGGCCCGGCGCGGACACGGCGCGGCTGCTGCGGTCGGCGTACGCCCACCAGATCACCCAGGCGTTCGGCGGGCGGCAGTGCCTGGCGGACGGCCGGGGCGCCGGATTCACCCTGTACGAGCACGCGTTCGTCCTGATGGACGGGCGGGAGGTCAGCCTGTGGGAGGTCGAGCACACGGCCACCCCGGACGGCCGCCACATGTGCGAGGTGTACGCGGCCGAGGCGGCCGCCCGCGAGGCGATGGAGCTGCGCGCCCGGGTGCGCTGA
- a CDS encoding P1 family peptidase: MDRVDALTDVAGLRVGHARLARAGALTGTTVVLAPEGGAVAAVDVRGGGPGTRETDALDPRNVVRRIDAVVLTGGSAFGLDAASGVAAWLEEQGRGVRVGPDPHQVVPVVPAACLFDLGRGGDWRARPDAALGRAAVRAAADSAAGAAVAQGNVGAGTGAVAGGLRGGLGTASVLLESGATVGALVVVNAVGSVLDPLTGALYGSLFAGRLRHPQPAAHEAAVRRLERAREQTSGRTAGSVRPPLNTTLAVVATDVLLDKAQAQKLAGTAHDGLARAVRPVHLLNDGDTVFALSAGRLPMAGLDAFNAVLAAGADAVTRAVVKAVLAARGVDGPGGVFPAYRDLYGEMYGDVY; the protein is encoded by the coding sequence ATGGACCGAGTAGACGCCCTGACGGACGTGGCAGGACTGCGGGTGGGGCACGCACGGCTGGCCCGTGCGGGCGCGCTCACCGGGACCACGGTGGTGCTGGCCCCCGAGGGCGGGGCGGTCGCGGCCGTCGACGTGCGCGGCGGCGGCCCCGGGACCCGCGAGACCGACGCGCTGGATCCGCGCAACGTCGTACGGCGGATCGACGCCGTGGTGCTGACCGGCGGGAGCGCTTTCGGGCTGGACGCCGCCTCGGGGGTGGCGGCCTGGCTGGAGGAGCAGGGCCGCGGGGTGCGGGTGGGGCCGGACCCGCACCAGGTGGTGCCCGTGGTGCCGGCCGCCTGCCTCTTCGACCTCGGGCGCGGCGGCGACTGGCGGGCCCGGCCGGACGCCGCGCTGGGCCGGGCGGCGGTGCGGGCCGCCGCGGACTCGGCGGCCGGCGCGGCGGTGGCCCAGGGCAACGTGGGCGCGGGCACCGGGGCGGTCGCCGGCGGGCTCCGGGGCGGTCTGGGCACGGCGAGCGTGCTGCTGGAGTCGGGGGCGACGGTCGGCGCGCTGGTGGTGGTCAACGCCGTGGGCTCGGTGCTGGATCCGCTGACGGGCGCGCTGTACGGGAGCCTGTTCGCGGGCCGGCTCCGGCACCCACAGCCCGCCGCGCACGAGGCCGCCGTACGACGCCTGGAACGGGCGCGCGAGCAGACGTCGGGGCGCACGGCCGGGTCGGTGCGCCCACCACTCAACACCACCCTCGCGGTGGTCGCCACGGACGTGCTGCTCGACAAGGCGCAGGCGCAGAAGCTCGCCGGGACGGCGCACGACGGGCTGGCGCGCGCCGTGCGGCCGGTGCACCTGCTGAACGACGGGGACACGGTGTTCGCGCTGTCCGCGGGCCGCCTTCCGATGGCCGGCCTCGACGCCTTCAACGCCGTGCTGGCGGCCGGTGCGGACGCTGTGACCAGGGCGGTGGTGAAGGCGGTACTGGCGGCGCGCGGCGTCGACGGGCCCGGCGGGGTGTTCCCCGCGTACCGGGATCTGTACGGGGAGATGTACGGAGATGTCTACTGA
- a CDS encoding vitamin K epoxide reductase family protein produces the protein MATNTAGEAIPRQQGRPRIRPENEPAGASRAFAWLLVVTGAAGLLASWVITLDKFLLLEDPDFKPACSLNPVVSCGSVMKSEQAEAFGFPNPMLGLVAYAVVVCVGAGLLAGGRHRGWFWLGLNAGQVFGVGFCTWLMQQSLYEINALCLWCCLAWTATLVMFWATTARNVAAGTLPAPRWLRSFLGEFPWVPPVLHLGVIGMLILTRWWDFWTS, from the coding sequence ATGGCAACGAACACAGCGGGCGAGGCGATCCCCCGGCAACAGGGCCGCCCCCGCATCCGACCCGAGAACGAACCGGCCGGGGCCTCCCGGGCTTTCGCCTGGCTGCTGGTGGTCACCGGCGCGGCGGGCCTGCTCGCCTCCTGGGTGATCACCCTCGACAAGTTCCTCCTGCTGGAGGACCCGGACTTCAAGCCGGCGTGCAGCCTCAACCCGGTGGTCTCCTGCGGCAGCGTCATGAAGAGCGAGCAGGCGGAGGCCTTCGGCTTCCCCAACCCGATGCTCGGGCTGGTGGCGTACGCGGTCGTGGTCTGCGTCGGCGCCGGCCTGCTGGCGGGCGGCCGCCACCGGGGCTGGTTCTGGCTGGGTCTGAACGCCGGTCAGGTCTTCGGCGTCGGCTTCTGCACCTGGCTGATGCAGCAGTCCCTGTACGAGATCAACGCCCTGTGCCTGTGGTGCTGCCTGGCCTGGACGGCGACCCTCGTCATGTTCTGGGCGACCACCGCGCGCAACGTCGCCGCCGGGACGCTGCCGGCTCCGCGGTGGCTGCGGTCCTTCCTGGGCGAGTTCCCGTGGGTGCCGCCGGTGCTGCACCTCGGGGTGATCGGGATGCTCATCCTCACCCGCTGGTGGGACTTCTGGACCTCGTGA
- a CDS encoding rodlin: MLKKIMATAAVTASVLGTGAAMASPAMAIGNDNGVNTVNGNGASQVYGNQKTHGDMSPQLSVIQGTLNKPCIGLPAKLNLQGLVGAAAVGLVQDVPILSAPQNQQCTENSTQAKGDEPLSHILSNIPVLSGNLSSGS; this comes from the coding sequence ATGCTCAAGAAGATCATGGCCACCGCCGCGGTCACCGCTTCCGTGCTCGGCACGGGCGCCGCCATGGCCTCCCCGGCAATGGCGATCGGCAACGACAACGGGGTCAACACCGTCAACGGCAACGGTGCCTCCCAGGTCTACGGCAACCAGAAGACCCACGGCGACATGAGCCCGCAGCTCAGCGTGATCCAGGGCACCCTGAACAAGCCCTGCATCGGTCTCCCCGCGAAGCTCAACCTCCAGGGCCTCGTCGGCGCCGCCGCCGTCGGCCTCGTGCAGGACGTCCCGATCCTGTCCGCGCCGCAGAACCAGCAGTGCACCGAGAACTCGACCCAGGCCAAGGGCGACGAGCCGCTCTCGCACATCCTGAGCAACATCCCGGTCCTCTCGGGCAACCTCTCTTCCGGCAGCTGA
- a CDS encoding chaplin, whose amino-acid sequence MNSAKKAALVLATAGLAAGAAAGTAVADSKAEGAAVGSPGVLSGNLLQVPVHIPVNVCGNTVNIIAALNPAFGNTCVND is encoded by the coding sequence ATGAACTCTGCCAAGAAGGCCGCCCTGGTCCTGGCCACCGCCGGTCTCGCCGCGGGCGCGGCTGCCGGCACTGCCGTCGCCGACTCCAAGGCCGAGGGCGCTGCCGTGGGCTCTCCCGGTGTCCTCTCCGGCAACCTGCTCCAGGTTCCGGTCCACATCCCGGTGAACGTCTGCGGCAACACGGTCAACATCATCGCGGCGCTGAACCCGGCGTTCGGCAACACCTGCGTCAACGACTGA